The Pyxidicoccus sp. MSG2 genomic interval CGGCGCAGCTCTCCCAGGCGCTCAGGCGTCTGCGGCGGCAGCTCGCAAGCGGCGAGGCCCTGCAGCTCGGCGCCATCATCATCCGCAAGCAGGTCGTCCGGTGCGGGAAGGCACGCTGTCGCTGCAACGCGGCCGTGGCGGCCGCCGCGGGGGTGCCTCCCTCGCTGCATGGGCCGTACTGGTACGCTTGGTGGTGGAGTGCGGCGGGACAGAAGCGCTCCGCCTACGTTGGTAGAGAAGTGCGACGCAAGCGGGTGGACGCTCAAGTCCGGGTGTTGGAGGGCCTGGCGATGACCCTGGCGGAGCTTGAGGAGCTCGCCGCCGTCACCGACGAAGAGTTGGACAGGGGGTGGGCGGGTGAAGCCCCTGGGGACGCAGCCAGGGCCCGGCTGGCGGCAGCGCTGGCCCGGGGAGAGCTATCCCGGAGGAGAGACGGAAAGGTCGACGCGCCCGCAGCCATCACCTGGCTGGAGGCGCTAGGCGCTCTAGGGTTTCGCCAGCGGCGGCGCCGGGGTTGACGAGGCTGTTGGGCCGTCAGTCGCTGCTTGGCAGCAGCCTCGCGGGCACGTGCGTGGGGCTCGGAAACAGTCTGATGCCGCCGCGGACATACTGAATCTTTGCCTCAGG includes:
- a CDS encoding DUF6788 family protein, whose amino-acid sequence is MPEDVSLTELLQDLTPDQAAQLSQALRRLRRQLASGEALQLGAIIIRKQVVRCGKARCRCNAAVAAAAGVPPSLHGPYWYAWWWSAAGQKRSAYVGREVRRKRVDAQVRVLEGLAMTLAELEELAAVTDEELDRGWAGEAPGDAARARLAAALARGELSRRRDGKVDAPAAITWLEALGALGFRQRRRRG